A window of Cohnella herbarum contains these coding sequences:
- a CDS encoding cellulase family glycosylhydrolase, with product MPNIEHNRTGEVSGFLRAEGRKLVNGDGREILLRGVGFGSWLLPEGYMWSFPDKGDRPRRIERMIEELIGADQAASFWETYYDRYVSESDIRRIAEEGLNSVRVPINSRFLLEEGEGSPVRYKEKHLALLDRMIGWCRKHRLYVILDLHGAPGGQTGTNIDDSEFDRPELFLDKRNAGLTLELWAMLAARYKDEWIVAGYDLLNEPLPDWFAVYNDRIMPLYKEIVRAIREVDDRHMIILEGAHWSTDWSIFDEKIDHNIMLQFHKYWNNPDTESIQAYLDKRELWDVPIFMGEGGENNKEWYAGAFRLFEDHGISWNFWTWKKLERDNSPCSIRRPEGWNLLVEYLEGGAKPSPEVASTVLTEYLANIAFERCEYDPDVVGALLRRPPVRIPAIFYGYGGAGISYYVSKKREESVGFRDNDGTDIRFVDNRRKIPNFQHGRGEPWLPEERMCVQLATGDWLAYEFDVPDRGELFCNYTVSLRLCAVEGESETGMKIKIDERSCGFVQAGPDWKTVQLPNEIRVSSGLRRLVSTAEGGYVRIEWIELRPSDG from the coding sequence TTGCCGAATATCGAGCATAATCGAACAGGCGAAGTCAGCGGCTTCTTAAGAGCCGAAGGACGGAAATTAGTGAACGGAGATGGGCGGGAAATTTTGTTGCGGGGAGTTGGCTTCGGCAGTTGGCTGCTCCCGGAAGGGTACATGTGGAGTTTTCCCGACAAGGGAGACCGTCCGCGTCGCATCGAACGGATGATAGAGGAACTCATCGGCGCGGACCAAGCGGCGAGCTTCTGGGAAACGTATTACGACCGATACGTGTCGGAGTCGGATATCAGGAGAATCGCCGAGGAAGGACTGAATTCCGTCCGCGTGCCGATCAACTCCAGGTTCTTGCTAGAGGAAGGCGAAGGCAGTCCTGTCCGCTACAAGGAGAAACATCTGGCATTGCTTGATCGAATGATCGGTTGGTGCCGGAAACATCGTCTATACGTCATCCTGGATTTACACGGCGCTCCCGGAGGACAAACCGGAACGAATATCGACGATTCGGAATTCGACCGCCCGGAGCTGTTCCTCGACAAGCGCAATGCCGGATTGACCTTAGAACTATGGGCGATGCTAGCCGCGAGGTATAAGGACGAATGGATCGTCGCGGGTTACGATCTGTTGAACGAACCTTTGCCGGATTGGTTCGCGGTATACAACGACAGGATCATGCCCTTGTACAAGGAAATCGTTCGCGCGATCCGCGAAGTCGACGACCGTCACATGATCATTCTCGAAGGTGCCCATTGGTCCACGGATTGGTCGATTTTCGACGAGAAGATCGACCATAACATTATGCTGCAATTCCATAAGTATTGGAACAACCCGGACACGGAAAGCATACAAGCGTATCTCGACAAGCGGGAGTTATGGGATGTACCGATCTTCATGGGAGAAGGCGGAGAGAATAACAAGGAATGGTATGCGGGGGCGTTCCGATTATTCGAGGACCATGGGATCTCATGGAATTTCTGGACGTGGAAGAAGCTGGAGCGGGATAATTCTCCTTGCTCGATCCGTCGTCCGGAAGGGTGGAATCTGCTGGTCGAATACTTGGAAGGCGGTGCGAAACCGTCACCCGAAGTCGCATCTACAGTGTTAACGGAATATCTGGCCAATATCGCTTTCGAACGGTGCGAGTATGATCCCGACGTCGTCGGTGCGTTGCTTCGCAGGCCGCCCGTGCGTATTCCGGCGATTTTCTACGGATACGGCGGAGCCGGGATTAGTTACTATGTATCGAAGAAGCGGGAGGAATCGGTCGGCTTTCGGGATAACGACGGCACGGACATCCGGTTCGTAGATAACCGGCGCAAAATCCCGAACTTCCAGCATGGTCGCGGCGAACCGTGGCTGCCTGAAGAAAGAATGTGCGTGCAGCTTGCGACGGGAGACTGGTTGGCGTACGAATTCGACGTGCCGGATCGTGGGGAATTATTTTGTAACTATACGGTAAGTTTACGGTTATGCGCGGTTGAAGGGGAAAGCGAAACCGGAATGAAGATCAAGATCGATGAGAGGTCATGCGGATTCGTCCAAGCAGGACCGGATTGGAAAACCGTGCAGCTACCCAACGAGATTCGGGTTTCTTCGGGACTTCGACGTCTCGTCTCGACCGCTGAAGGCGGATACGTGCGCATCGAGTGGATAGAGTTAAGGCCGTCAGACGGCTAA
- a CDS encoding carbohydrate ABC transporter permease, whose protein sequence is MNRPASESAHPKLGFRVGYALVIAVLIVAAIFTLFPIYMGVLNSLKTEGEMLNDILAFPSRLQFGNFADAFEKTDYMRSLRNTLTIAVVGLTGIILFASMAGYKMSRTPGKLSGFLFATFVLSMLIPFHSIMITLVKISKALAVQGSTFGLGFIYIGLGVSMAIFLYHGFVKSVPRELDEAAVVDGCGEVRLFFVVIFPLLLPVTATIAILNLLWMWNDFLLPLLMLTDSNDYTLLLSTNMLFGEYNNDWAAILASLVLAMLPVIALYILLQKYILNGIADGAVKS, encoded by the coding sequence GTGAACCGTCCCGCCTCTGAATCGGCGCATCCGAAGCTCGGCTTCCGCGTCGGATACGCACTCGTTATCGCCGTTCTTATCGTCGCCGCCATTTTCACCTTGTTTCCGATTTACATGGGCGTGCTGAATTCGCTTAAGACGGAAGGCGAGATGCTGAACGATATTCTGGCATTCCCTTCGCGGCTGCAATTCGGTAATTTCGCCGATGCTTTCGAAAAAACGGATTACATGAGAAGCTTGCGCAACACGTTGACGATTGCCGTCGTCGGATTGACGGGAATCATTCTCTTCGCTTCGATGGCCGGCTACAAGATGTCCCGGACGCCGGGCAAACTGAGCGGGTTTCTATTCGCAACGTTCGTCTTGTCCATGCTGATTCCGTTTCATTCGATCATGATTACGCTCGTCAAAATTTCGAAAGCGCTGGCAGTGCAAGGTTCTACCTTCGGGCTTGGCTTTATCTACATTGGTTTGGGCGTGTCGATGGCGATCTTCTTGTACCACGGCTTCGTCAAGTCCGTTCCGCGAGAGTTGGACGAGGCAGCCGTCGTGGACGGTTGCGGCGAGGTCAGATTGTTTTTCGTCGTTATTTTTCCTTTGCTGCTGCCCGTAACGGCTACGATCGCGATCTTGAACCTGCTCTGGATGTGGAACGATTTTCTGCTGCCGTTGCTCATGCTGACCGATTCCAATGACTATACGCTACTGCTCTCGACCAATATGTTGTTCGGCGAGTACAACAACGACTGGGCCGCGATTCTTGCATCGCTAGTGCTAGCTATGTTGCCGGTAATCGCGTTGTATATTTTACTGCAAAAGTACATCTTGAACGGAATCGCCGACGGGGCGGTCAAAAGCTAG
- a CDS encoding carbohydrate ABC transporter permease: MRITKKRKQSIALLAFVFPALAFYAVFMLAPAFGGAAYSLTDWNGLNPAYEWVGFANYAEALSDDPSFAHSLWFTVKFVVFMVVLQNAIAILLAVLVESVGRGKAWFRTIFFMPNMLSMIIGGFMWLFIFTKVSSYLVEHAGLSFLDRSWIGDPDFSFYAILIVSLWGGAGYLMVIYIAAIQGVPKQLKEAAAIDGANAWLTFRNITLPMIYPAITIGIFLTLNSSFKAFDAVYALTGGGPGRATQVVAMNIYEEAFSFNSRYGYASAKAMILFLIIFLITMVQLRIMKIREVEA; the protein is encoded by the coding sequence ATGCGTATAACGAAGAAGAGAAAACAATCGATCGCTCTGCTGGCCTTCGTATTTCCCGCATTGGCGTTCTATGCCGTATTCATGCTCGCCCCCGCTTTCGGGGGCGCCGCATATAGCTTGACGGATTGGAACGGGCTGAATCCCGCCTACGAGTGGGTGGGATTCGCCAACTATGCGGAGGCGTTGTCGGACGATCCTTCCTTTGCCCATTCCCTATGGTTTACGGTGAAATTCGTCGTCTTCATGGTCGTACTTCAGAATGCGATCGCCATCCTGCTAGCCGTGCTCGTTGAATCCGTCGGGCGAGGCAAAGCATGGTTCCGCACGATTTTCTTCATGCCGAACATGCTTAGCATGATCATTGGCGGGTTCATGTGGCTGTTTATTTTCACGAAAGTATCGTCTTATCTGGTCGAACATGCCGGCTTAAGCTTCCTTGATCGGTCATGGATCGGGGACCCGGACTTTTCGTTCTACGCCATCCTAATCGTATCTTTGTGGGGGGGTGCCGGGTATCTCATGGTCATCTACATCGCGGCGATCCAAGGCGTACCGAAGCAACTCAAGGAAGCGGCCGCGATCGACGGAGCGAACGCGTGGCTGACGTTCCGGAACATTACGCTTCCGATGATCTATCCCGCGATCACGATCGGTATATTCTTGACGCTTAATTCGTCTTTCAAAGCGTTCGACGCCGTATACGCGCTAACGGGAGGCGGCCCCGGCAGGGCGACGCAAGTCGTAGCGATGAATATTTACGAGGAAGCGTTCAGCTTCAACAGCAGATACGGATACGCTAGCGCCAAGGCGATGATCTTGTTCCTCATCATTTTCCTCATTACAATGGTGCAATTGCGGATCATGAAGATCAGGGAGGTGGAAGCGTGA
- a CDS encoding ABC transporter substrate-binding protein — protein sequence MKKALHLALVLILAVSFLSACGSGNKENNASTKEASASPSSSPSATASESPSESQADTPPQKVELKVFMSFPRFKDQFESYFEQFKAKELAEKNIDVSIKLEMPNPDQAKQILQTRLASNDAPDLFTLHAIADIPTYYKAGYLSDLSDQPFVPKVYDSVRKTVTYDGKVVALPLESLSWGYLYNKKIFKDVGIAPPQTIDEMKTAIDKLNGAKIKPFMLAFQESWIPQLMMALSLGGTVSSAHPDWIEKMNKGEASYQDVVSVFDIIDLIMANGTDKPFEVGNEAGSTDFANGKAAMWVQGPWQAETILKVNPDMEFGVAPLPVSNDPAGAMINLATSTSLAVSPKSANKEVALDLLNYILDDKDSAPLFEALKFNPVATMHTYETFPWIAEASSYVAEGKAYLDLSLPNGVTDETAKLLQSYYAKDVTKEDIVKTLDKAWAKGVKAQQ from the coding sequence ATGAAGAAAGCGCTTCATCTCGCACTCGTCCTCATCCTTGCCGTATCGTTCCTGTCGGCCTGCGGATCGGGTAATAAAGAGAACAACGCATCCACTAAGGAAGCATCGGCATCCCCGAGCTCCAGTCCAAGCGCTACCGCAAGCGAATCGCCGTCGGAATCGCAAGCGGATACGCCTCCGCAGAAGGTCGAGCTCAAAGTGTTCATGAGCTTTCCAAGATTCAAGGATCAATTCGAAAGCTATTTCGAGCAGTTCAAAGCGAAGGAACTAGCGGAGAAAAACATCGATGTGTCGATTAAGCTGGAGATGCCGAATCCCGATCAAGCGAAACAAATTTTGCAAACCCGGCTTGCTTCCAACGACGCGCCGGATTTATTCACCCTGCATGCTATCGCGGATATTCCGACCTATTACAAAGCAGGCTACTTGAGCGATCTGTCCGATCAACCCTTCGTGCCGAAGGTATACGATAGCGTAAGGAAAACGGTCACCTACGACGGGAAAGTCGTTGCTCTGCCGCTCGAAAGCTTGTCCTGGGGCTATTTGTACAACAAAAAAATATTTAAGGACGTCGGTATCGCGCCACCTCAGACGATCGATGAGATGAAGACCGCGATCGATAAACTGAACGGAGCGAAAATCAAGCCGTTCATGCTGGCGTTCCAGGAATCATGGATTCCGCAGTTAATGATGGCGCTCTCCCTCGGAGGCACGGTATCTTCCGCGCATCCGGACTGGATAGAGAAGATGAATAAGGGCGAAGCCTCGTATCAAGACGTCGTCAGCGTATTCGACATCATCGACCTTATCATGGCTAACGGAACCGACAAGCCGTTCGAAGTCGGAAACGAAGCGGGCTCCACCGATTTCGCGAACGGCAAAGCCGCGATGTGGGTACAAGGGCCATGGCAAGCGGAAACCATCTTAAAAGTAAATCCGGACATGGAATTCGGCGTTGCGCCGCTTCCGGTCAGCAACGATCCCGCGGGGGCGATGATCAACCTAGCGACATCGACTTCGCTGGCGGTTTCCCCGAAGAGCGCCAACAAGGAAGTCGCGCTCGACTTGCTTAACTACATTCTCGACGACAAAGACTCCGCTCCGTTGTTCGAAGCGCTTAAATTTAATCCGGTGGCGACGATGCACACCTATGAGACGTTCCCGTGGATCGCCGAAGCCAGCTCTTACGTCGCCGAAGGCAAAGCTTACCTGGATCTGTCGTTACCTAACGGCGTAACGGACGAAACCGCGAAGCTGCTGCAAAGCTATTACGCGAAGGACGTAACGAAGGAAGACATCGTGAAGACGTTGGACAAAGCTTGGGCGAAGGGCGTCAAGGCGCAGCAGTAG
- a CDS encoding response regulator transcription factor, whose amino-acid sequence MYNVLIIDDEPWSREVVKALVEWDKLELSLNGEAEDGTEGLRLIEERKPHIVVTDMRMPGLDGVGLLKQMNEKVPEMKIIVMSGYDDFVYLKQAIRSRAVEYLLKPIDQEELNAALAQCVQDLKRAEQAGNAGWRTPVAFADPGTRERYSALRERVRGYLLELDKPAAIEALSKLGEMFGNDMENNDDRNVISKVVHEFLSLLEEFAAENEWDITSLRSKAPTGDWTSAVKAIEQLQAMFAEAIEQIEALRRKRLKLDIAEIQAHIDLYYREPISLETVAHRFFVSKEHLSRAFKSQLGENLSDYILRKRMEKAKELIVEGELAIKHVAKLTGYEDVAYFYRVFKKHFGQTPGELRKED is encoded by the coding sequence ATGTATAACGTATTGATTATCGATGACGAGCCGTGGTCCAGGGAAGTCGTCAAAGCGCTCGTCGAATGGGACAAACTGGAGCTAAGTCTGAACGGAGAGGCGGAAGACGGAACCGAAGGCTTGCGGCTTATCGAAGAGCGCAAGCCGCATATCGTCGTGACGGATATGAGGATGCCGGGTCTGGACGGAGTTGGTTTGTTAAAGCAAATGAACGAGAAAGTTCCGGAGATGAAGATCATCGTCATGAGCGGGTACGATGATTTCGTTTACCTCAAGCAGGCTATCCGGTCGCGCGCCGTGGAATATCTATTGAAGCCGATCGATCAGGAAGAATTAAACGCGGCATTGGCGCAATGCGTTCAAGATTTGAAGCGGGCGGAACAAGCCGGGAACGCGGGCTGGAGAACGCCGGTCGCATTCGCGGATCCGGGTACCCGAGAGCGTTATTCGGCATTGCGGGAAAGGGTACGGGGGTATTTGCTCGAGCTCGACAAGCCGGCTGCTATTGAAGCGTTGTCCAAGCTGGGGGAAATGTTCGGAAACGATATGGAGAACAACGACGATCGGAACGTAATTTCCAAAGTCGTCCATGAGTTCTTGTCGTTACTGGAAGAATTCGCGGCGGAGAACGAGTGGGATATTACAAGTCTAAGGTCGAAGGCGCCAACGGGGGATTGGACGAGCGCGGTAAAGGCGATCGAACAATTGCAAGCGATGTTCGCGGAGGCGATCGAACAGATCGAGGCGCTTCGCAGAAAACGTCTTAAGTTGGACATCGCCGAAATTCAGGCTCATATCGATCTGTATTACCGTGAACCGATTTCCCTGGAGACGGTCGCGCATCGCTTTTTCGTGAGCAAAGAGCACTTAAGCAGGGCGTTCAAATCCCAATTGGGAGAAAATCTGTCGGATTACATTTTGCGCAAGCGAATGGAGAAAGCCAAAGAACTGATCGTGGAGGGAGAGCTGGCGATTAAACACGTAGCTAAGCTGACCGGGTACGAGGACGTCGCTTATTTCTATCGGGTGTTCAAGAAACATTTCGGCCAAACTCCCGGAGAGCTCCGCAAGGAGGACTAG
- a CDS encoding sensor histidine kinase — MRRTSLRLRLMLLMISLTTLPVITVTWIATNNTRDSVEKEIVNANNSRMLWADQYLDELIQQIDILFYTLQINKTLMDGVTEVDNADIGTQYKTQNYIQNTLTSAYYANSRKIDLLTLYVHQSRKAFSVNYASSGMVSTVDIGSGAWSRLRMEPVNMYFKQSKDGIYAYHGMYRFEDRKLLGGLSVRLNRDVWEAVGNILRSEPESSVFLLNDEGELLSGSTDSGVAEEISSQLGKLSLPDAELRLESSKNYYYFMKKVDDGELTVVKAVPLATVTRSANATIRAGILTGSLFAAVSVALSILVSLRISRPIVSLARTMRSAQVHNFEMKSAQSRDEIGLLERGYNSMMLRIKQLIEEEYQREIDLKNAQLQALQAQINPHFLNNTLHLIGGMALTKGAPEIYKVTQVIGELFRYSISTDEDRVTLADELKHMSNYLYIQENRFKGRCAVVLSIDEAALDARIPKFTLQPLLENAFEHGLQRKEGAWKVEIRVKRNSGSIAVLIKDEGVGISRERLLQLRARLAGGTKRELAKPASDEPRRRKGTGIGLKNVDTRLKLQFGSASGLRIYSCEGQGTIIAVKLPTINNGGSDDV, encoded by the coding sequence ATGAGACGAACAAGTTTGCGACTAAGGTTAATGCTGCTCATGATTAGCTTAACGACGTTGCCGGTCATCACGGTGACTTGGATCGCGACGAACAATACCCGCGACTCCGTGGAGAAGGAGATCGTCAATGCGAATAATTCACGAATGTTGTGGGCGGATCAATATTTGGACGAGCTCATTCAACAGATCGATATCCTGTTCTATACGCTGCAGATCAACAAGACGCTGATGGACGGCGTTACTGAAGTCGATAATGCGGATATTGGCACTCAGTACAAAACGCAAAACTATATTCAAAACACGCTGACCTCGGCTTATTATGCGAATTCGCGTAAAATCGATTTGCTCACTTTGTACGTTCATCAAAGCCGTAAAGCTTTCTCGGTGAACTATGCGAGCAGCGGGATGGTGTCGACAGTCGATATCGGCAGCGGCGCATGGAGCAGGCTGCGGATGGAGCCGGTTAATATGTACTTCAAACAATCCAAAGACGGAATATACGCCTATCATGGCATGTACCGTTTCGAGGATAGGAAGCTTCTAGGCGGATTATCCGTTCGTTTGAATCGGGATGTATGGGAAGCGGTCGGCAACATCCTCCGATCGGAACCGGAAAGCTCGGTTTTCCTGCTCAACGACGAAGGCGAGCTGCTATCCGGCTCCACCGATTCCGGCGTCGCGGAGGAGATTTCCTCGCAGCTTGGCAAGCTGAGCTTGCCTGACGCCGAGCTTCGGTTGGAGAGCTCCAAAAACTATTACTATTTCATGAAGAAAGTCGACGACGGGGAGCTTACCGTCGTCAAAGCGGTGCCGCTAGCCACGGTGACCCGAAGCGCTAACGCTACGATTCGCGCGGGTATCTTAACGGGAAGTTTGTTCGCGGCCGTTTCCGTCGCGTTGTCGATACTTGTCTCCTTAAGAATTAGCCGACCGATCGTCAGCTTAGCGAGAACGATGAGGAGCGCCCAAGTCCATAATTTCGAAATGAAATCGGCACAAAGCCGCGACGAGATCGGTTTGCTCGAACGAGGCTATAATTCGATGATGTTAAGGATCAAGCAACTGATCGAAGAGGAGTACCAGCGAGAGATCGACTTGAAGAACGCGCAGCTTCAGGCGCTTCAGGCGCAGATCAATCCTCATTTTCTGAACAATACGCTTCACTTGATAGGAGGAATGGCGCTGACGAAGGGGGCTCCGGAAATCTATAAGGTCACCCAAGTCATCGGCGAACTGTTCCGTTATTCCATCAGCACGGATGAGGATCGCGTTACTCTTGCGGACGAGTTGAAGCATATGAGCAATTATTTGTACATTCAAGAGAACCGGTTCAAGGGTCGCTGCGCCGTTGTTCTATCCATCGACGAAGCGGCTCTCGATGCAAGGATTCCTAAGTTCACGTTACAGCCGCTTCTGGAGAACGCGTTCGAGCACGGCTTGCAGCGTAAAGAAGGCGCTTGGAAAGTCGAGATCCGAGTGAAGCGGAACTCGGGTAGCATTGCCGTTCTGATAAAGGACGAAGGCGTAGGCATATCGCGGGAAAGGTTGCTTCAACTGCGCGCGAGATTGGCGGGCGGTACGAAGCGAGAATTAGCCAAACCGGCGTCGGATGAGCCTAGAAGGCGTAAAGGAACGGGAATCGGTCTGAAGAACGTGGACACGCGATTGAAGCTGCAATTCGGATCCGCCAGCGGGTTAAGAATTTATAGCTGCGAGGGTCAAGGGACGATTATTGCGGTTAAATTGCCCACCATAAATAACGGAGGATCCGACGATGTATAA
- a CDS encoding MEKHLA domain-containing protein: protein MIPLDEDVQNREAHARLLIDSYRRATGRELIEPVPPANEAALALFKAPFILLSHGTETDPILNFGNEAALKLWETTWEEFTRTPSRLTAEPMERSQRERLLSDAKDKGYSDGYYGIRISKSGRRFEIRNVLLWNVADEQGTYKGQAAVFEEWAYVR from the coding sequence ATGATCCCGCTGGATGAAGATGTGCAAAATCGCGAGGCGCACGCCCGATTATTGATCGACAGCTATCGCCGGGCTACGGGCCGCGAGCTGATCGAGCCTGTTCCTCCTGCGAATGAGGCGGCGCTTGCCTTATTCAAAGCCCCGTTCATTCTGCTCTCCCACGGCACGGAGACCGATCCGATCTTGAATTTCGGCAACGAAGCCGCGCTGAAATTATGGGAGACGACGTGGGAAGAGTTTACCCGCACGCCATCCAGATTGACGGCAGAGCCGATGGAACGCTCCCAAAGGGAGAGACTGCTGTCGGATGCCAAAGATAAAGGGTACTCTGACGGTTATTACGGCATTCGGATTTCCAAGAGCGGACGAAGATTCGAAATACGGAACGTGTTGTTGTGGAATGTCGCGGACGAACAAGGAACTTACAAGGGCCAGGCCGCTGTGTTCGAAGAGTGGGCCTACGTGCGATAG
- a CDS encoding DUF2188 domain-containing protein, which yields MPWDKDNYPDSLKNFTAPVRGKAVEIANALLEEGYEEGRAIAIATSQAKEWADNRNKQIRKKGH from the coding sequence ATGCCTTGGGACAAGGATAATTACCCCGATTCATTGAAAAACTTCACGGCTCCCGTACGCGGCAAAGCCGTCGAAATCGCCAACGCCCTGCTGGAGGAGGGTTACGAGGAAGGCCGCGCCATCGCCATCGCGACCTCCCAAGCGAAGGAATGGGCGGACAATCGGAACAAGCAGATTCGCAAGAAGGGGCACTAA
- a CDS encoding alpha-L-rhamnosidase, whose protein sequence is MSAKGSGRQAEEIRHRSDLNVEWEADWIWRSRRVRVNDFAYFRKEILAKGKVASARLFYSAHNVAKVYLNGVKLGGYVSPAPTNPLKRKAYMAYDVSALLTEGSNCITADAHYLGGSGQNYYNALPGLRLQLHVVYEDGSETVVKSDSSWQVLKEMPHAVGTPYQQNRRVSAIEDYDARKLDPNWRLAGWRKNGATTRAKLAKIGRKDWPMSVQRIPEGAIEEVIACAKLPQPAVNDESRERPQVFDTGRIVSGWPRISLKGIAGAKIRLRMSEDLDENGRVKHNVTNEHSDYYYDEYTMRGDEVETWQPDFSFKAFRYVEVTGYPEEIEPNNGGVSVCLAYTNMNYAGSFNCSDPHLNALYDACIRTQKNNTLGQTVDCPHREQAQYTADTDLQAESLLYNFDAIDVLEKTLGDFTDAQMADGTFPFVAPINYEHADFNLQIPEWDLHYATLMWKVYEASGSVSVLETHYETARRMADYFIGILDPVSGMVPLDKGWNISDWPYPSVEHKGQFLTVQQVKFVLALRAVSQAAGLIGRAEEGEKYQAYAERLSVRIVEQLYDAEKKRFRDSSESEATHQGVNAIALYAELVPAEDREEVIAYVAGKAWECRTVLSLPLLRMLFENDREAEAFALLDRREYPGWGYMIEQGAKTMWEGWEDIESHSHAWNGYPARLLQEYVVGIRSEAPGFSKAVIRPYMPESLSFAEAEVWTPLGTIYAGWERLADGAGIRIRARIPAGMEARVSLKLAGRTMERNLITGDNEIIEIIESAT, encoded by the coding sequence ATGAGCGCAAAAGGTTCCGGGCGGCAAGCGGAGGAGATCAGGCACCGGTCCGATCTGAACGTGGAATGGGAAGCGGATTGGATATGGAGATCGCGGCGCGTTCGGGTGAACGATTTCGCCTATTTTCGCAAGGAGATTCTCGCAAAAGGCAAAGTAGCGTCGGCACGCCTATTCTACTCCGCGCATAACGTCGCGAAAGTGTACTTGAACGGAGTTAAACTCGGCGGATACGTGTCGCCTGCTCCGACGAATCCTTTGAAGCGTAAGGCTTATATGGCTTATGACGTTTCGGCTCTATTGACGGAAGGCAGCAATTGCATAACTGCCGATGCCCACTATCTGGGCGGAAGCGGTCAGAATTATTACAATGCCCTGCCCGGTTTAAGGCTTCAGCTTCATGTGGTATACGAGGATGGATCGGAGACGGTCGTCAAATCGGATTCGTCGTGGCAGGTTTTGAAAGAAATGCCGCATGCGGTCGGAACGCCTTATCAGCAAAATCGCCGGGTATCGGCGATCGAAGATTACGACGCTCGCAAGCTGGATCCGAATTGGCGGTTGGCCGGATGGAGGAAGAACGGGGCGACGACGAGGGCGAAGCTGGCCAAGATTGGGCGGAAAGATTGGCCGATGTCCGTCCAACGAATACCGGAAGGAGCTATCGAGGAAGTCATCGCATGCGCTAAGTTACCGCAGCCCGCAGTGAACGATGAGTCTCGCGAGCGTCCGCAAGTGTTCGATACGGGCAGAATCGTCTCCGGTTGGCCGAGGATTTCGCTCAAGGGGATTGCGGGAGCGAAAATCCGTCTCAGAATGTCGGAGGATTTAGACGAGAACGGCCGGGTCAAACACAATGTAACGAACGAACACTCCGATTATTACTACGACGAGTATACGATGCGCGGGGACGAAGTCGAGACATGGCAGCCGGACTTTTCGTTCAAGGCGTTCCGTTACGTAGAGGTTACCGGATACCCGGAAGAGATCGAACCGAATAACGGAGGCGTCTCGGTCTGTTTGGCTTATACGAATATGAACTATGCAGGTAGCTTTAACTGCTCCGACCCGCACCTTAATGCCTTGTATGATGCGTGCATCCGTACGCAGAAAAACAACACGTTGGGGCAAACCGTGGATTGCCCTCATCGGGAGCAAGCCCAATACACCGCGGATACGGACTTGCAGGCCGAGTCGCTACTCTATAATTTCGACGCGATCGACGTACTGGAGAAGACGTTGGGAGATTTCACCGATGCGCAGATGGCCGACGGTACGTTCCCTTTCGTCGCGCCTATTAATTACGAGCATGCCGATTTCAACTTGCAGATTCCGGAATGGGACCTGCATTATGCGACTTTGATGTGGAAGGTATATGAAGCGTCCGGCAGCGTGTCCGTGCTGGAGACGCACTATGAGACGGCGCGGCGGATGGCGGACTATTTTATCGGAATTTTAGATCCGGTATCCGGAATGGTGCCGCTGGACAAAGGATGGAATATCAGCGATTGGCCTTATCCCTCGGTGGAGCATAAGGGGCAATTTTTGACGGTTCAGCAGGTTAAGTTTGTGTTGGCTCTTAGGGCGGTTAGTCAGGCTGCAGGGTTAATCGGTAGAGCGGAGGAGGGCGAAAAGTATCAGGCTTATGCAGAACGGTTGAGCGTTCGGATCGTCGAGCAATTGTACGACGCGGAGAAGAAGCGCTTTCGCGACAGCTCGGAATCCGAAGCAACGCACCAGGGTGTCAACGCAATCGCGCTGTACGCAGAACTCGTACCGGCGGAGGATCGCGAAGAGGTCATCGCTTACGTAGCGGGCAAAGCATGGGAGTGCCGAACCGTGCTCTCGCTGCCGTTGCTTCGAATGCTTTTCGAGAATGACCGTGAAGCCGAAGCCTTTGCGCTGTTGGATCGCAGGGAATACCCCGGTTGGGGCTACATGATCGAACAAGGGGCCAAGACGATGTGGGAAGGCTGGGAGGATATCGAGAGTCACTCCCATGCTTGGAACGGATATCCGGCTAGACTGTTGCAGGAATACGTCGTCGGTATTCGTTCGGAAGCGCCCGGATTCTCCAAGGCGGTTATCCGCCCGTATATGCCTGAAAGCTTGTCTTTCGCGGAAGCGGAGGTTTGGACGCCGCTGGGTACGATCTATGCGGGATGGGAGCGATTGGCCGACGGCGCCGGCATTCGCATTCGGGCGCGAATTCCGGCGGGCATGGAAGCGAGGGTGTCGCTTAAGCTCGCGGGGCGCACGATGGAACGGAATCTCATTACCGGGGATAACGAAATCATCGAAATTATCGAATCTGCGACTTAA